The following proteins come from a genomic window of Misgurnus anguillicaudatus chromosome 10, ASM2758022v2, whole genome shotgun sequence:
- the ppp1r8b gene encoding protein phosphatase 1, regulatory subunit 8b isoform X3 codes for MVTTAVVPIKKKRMASIHALGIEETITRHMHTFPLRGGLYRDLPPTSHEAQLTGTPSGATILGGLPLPLPNPAPDVDFANEMPQAPVTLNPTPLTGPYVSEFLNEPRKKKYAKEAWPGKKPTPSLLI; via the exons ATGGTCACAACAGCTGTTGTACCTATTAAG AAAAAGAGAATGGCAAGCATTCATGCGCTAGGAATCGAGGAAACCATAACGCGACACATGCACACTTTTCCCTTGCGTGGTGGACTCTATAGAGACCTTCCTCCTACCAGTCACGAAGCTCAGCTTACAGGAACTCCTAGTGGGGCCACGATTTTAGGAGGACTGCCATTACCCTTGCCCAATCCTGCACCAGATGTGGACTTTGCCAATGAAATGCCACAAGCCCCGGTCACCCTCAATCCCACACCCTTAACTGGTCCATATGTGTCAGAGTTCCTCAATGAACCTCGCAAAAAGAAATATGCAAAAGAGGCATGGCCTGGAAAGAAGCCCACCCCATCGTTGCTTATTTAG